One genomic region from Metallosphaera tengchongensis encodes:
- the hisBd gene encoding imidazoleglycerol-phosphate dehydratase, giving the protein MSRYSEKVRDTKETRVQVKLELDGDGKVEVKTPVSFFNHMVHSLLFYMGTNSLVVAEDKQNFDDHHIVEDVGITLGLTLKEALGDKRGIRRFSSAIVPMDEALVMVAVDVSGRGYASVNLDLKREKVGDLSTENVSHFFWSFATNAGVTLHIRKLDGYNEHHIIEASFKGVGLVLKDACSLTGTDIRSTKGSL; this is encoded by the coding sequence ATGTCTAGGTATTCTGAAAAGGTGAGGGATACCAAGGAGACTAGAGTGCAGGTTAAGCTTGAGCTGGACGGTGACGGAAAAGTGGAGGTGAAAACGCCAGTGTCCTTCTTCAATCATATGGTTCACTCCCTCCTCTTTTACATGGGTACAAACTCCCTTGTTGTCGCTGAGGACAAGCAGAACTTTGACGACCACCACATTGTGGAAGATGTGGGGATAACCCTAGGACTTACCTTAAAGGAAGCCCTCGGGGACAAGAGGGGGATAAGAAGGTTCTCAAGCGCCATAGTGCCGATGGACGAGGCGTTAGTTATGGTTGCTGTGGACGTGTCAGGGAGAGGTTACGCCTCCGTAAATCTGGACCTGAAGAGGGAAAAGGTTGGCGACCTGTCTACAGAGAACGTGTCCCACTTCTTTTGGTCATTTGCGACCAATGCAGGGGTGACTCTTCACATTAGGAAACTGGACGGTTATAACGAGCATCACATAATAGAGGCCTCTTTTAAGGGGGTCGGTCTAGTCCTAAAGGACGCCTGTTCATTGACAGGAACGGACATCAGGAGCACTAAGGGATCACTATGA
- the hisF gene encoding imidazole glycerol phosphate synthase subunit HisF, translating to MTTKRIIACLDVKDGKVVKGVKFLDLKLKGDPAELASRYEEEGADEIVFLDISATIEGRRTLLEKVRETASVLSIPLTVGGGVRSVEDVSRLLSNGADKVSLNTISVENPAVVSEASREFGAQAVVVAIDAKKEGKSWRVFTKSGTKDTGLDVLAWAKKVEVLGAGEILLTSIDRDGTREGFDVELTKNVVEITNIPVIASGGAGRPEHFLDVFKLSGADAALAAGIFHDGVVRIRDLKDYLKREGVEVRA from the coding sequence ATGACGACTAAGAGGATAATAGCTTGCTTAGACGTAAAGGACGGGAAAGTGGTTAAGGGCGTGAAATTCTTAGATCTGAAGTTGAAAGGGGATCCTGCAGAGTTGGCATCAAGGTATGAGGAGGAGGGGGCAGACGAAATAGTATTCCTCGACATCTCAGCCACAATAGAAGGAAGGAGGACCCTGTTGGAAAAGGTTAGGGAGACCGCAAGCGTTCTATCCATACCCCTTACCGTCGGAGGAGGGGTAAGGTCAGTTGAGGACGTCTCTAGACTGCTTTCCAACGGAGCTGATAAGGTTAGCTTAAACACCATTTCAGTCGAGAACCCGGCGGTTGTCTCTGAAGCCTCCAGAGAATTTGGAGCGCAAGCCGTGGTGGTTGCGATCGACGCCAAGAAGGAGGGAAAATCGTGGAGAGTATTTACCAAATCTGGTACCAAGGACACAGGGCTAGACGTCTTAGCATGGGCTAAGAAAGTTGAGGTACTAGGAGCAGGGGAGATCCTCCTCACAAGCATAGACAGAGACGGAACCAGGGAAGGATTTGACGTGGAGTTAACCAAGAACGTTGTAGAAATTACGAACATACCTGTAATAGCGAGCGGTGGTGCAGGAAGACCGGAGCACTTCCTGGACGTCTTTAAGCTTTCTGGTGCAGATGCAGCCCTAGCCGCAGGTATCTTCCACGATGGCGTGGTAAGGATACGGGACTTAAAGGATTACTTAAAAAGGGAGGGGGTAGAGGTTAGAGCATGA
- the hisD gene encoding histidinol dehydrogenase has protein sequence MIRRELPKRRVQSFSDVLDRVREIINRVRVGGDQALRELTLQIDGVKLDRLVLEDSYIKERSEVLDPKVKEAIDNVWLQLTSFHDLIKPPNLGGGSEGVEYGIIWKPIRKLGIYVPGGKKAYPSSLMMAGIPAKIAGVKEIFVSTPTRGDLDPAIAYIAQKLQVKNVYPIGGAQAIAAMAYGTESVKAVDKIVGPGNVYVQGAKFLVSSDVGIDAIEGPTELVIIADENANPKNVALDLMAQGEHGSSSMLVLISNSAELLNEVSNLLQGDNEFYLVKVSSLEEGIQIANELAPEHLSLYTSRARELLARVENAGAITLGNTPPALIDYSAGPDHILPTNGWARFKGGLTVFDFLKGISYVRAERISESLVKSAEIIARYEGFNVHANSVGVRYE, from the coding sequence ATGATAAGGAGAGAGTTACCGAAGAGAAGGGTCCAGTCCTTCTCTGACGTTTTAGACAGGGTTAGGGAAATTATAAATAGGGTAAGGGTAGGTGGCGACCAAGCTCTGAGGGAGCTTACTTTACAGATAGACGGTGTTAAGTTGGATAGGCTTGTGTTGGAGGACAGTTACATTAAGGAGAGATCTGAAGTCCTTGACCCTAAGGTTAAAGAGGCGATAGACAACGTTTGGCTCCAACTGACTTCATTCCACGATCTCATTAAGCCACCTAACCTGGGTGGGGGAAGCGAGGGGGTGGAGTACGGGATAATATGGAAACCTATTAGGAAGCTTGGGATATACGTTCCTGGAGGGAAGAAAGCCTATCCCTCCTCGTTAATGATGGCTGGAATTCCGGCTAAGATAGCTGGAGTGAAGGAGATATTTGTATCCACGCCAACGAGGGGAGATCTGGACCCAGCGATTGCTTATATTGCACAGAAACTTCAAGTCAAGAACGTCTATCCCATAGGAGGAGCTCAGGCAATAGCAGCTATGGCTTACGGAACTGAGAGCGTGAAGGCGGTGGACAAAATAGTTGGTCCAGGGAATGTGTACGTTCAGGGTGCCAAGTTTTTAGTTAGCAGTGACGTCGGAATAGACGCAATTGAAGGGCCTACAGAGCTCGTGATCATTGCAGATGAGAACGCCAATCCTAAGAACGTTGCCCTAGACCTTATGGCACAGGGAGAGCACGGTTCTTCCTCAATGTTGGTACTAATTTCAAACTCCGCCGAGTTGCTGAATGAAGTTTCGAACCTCCTTCAAGGGGATAACGAGTTCTACTTGGTGAAAGTCTCTTCCTTAGAGGAGGGCATCCAGATAGCTAATGAGCTGGCTCCAGAACACCTGTCCTTATACACTTCTAGGGCAAGGGAACTTCTAGCGAGGGTGGAGAACGCCGGAGCTATCACACTTGGAAACACTCCGCCAGCTCTTATTGACTACTCCGCTGGACCTGATCACATACTTCCCACTAACGGTTGGGCTAGATTTAAGGGAGGGCTCACGGTATTCGACTTCCTAAAGGGCATATCCTACGTTAGGGCGGAAAGGATTTCCGAGTCCCTGGTGAAATCTGCTGAGATTATTGCGAGATATGAAGGTTTTAACGTTCACGCCAATAGCGTAGGTGTTAGATATGAGTGA
- the hisE gene encoding phosphoribosyl-ATP diphosphatase, with protein sequence MSEVLGDLYSVIQKRLKEMPEQSYTASLVRKGKHYVARKVGEEAVEVVTASLAEGRERVISESADLLYHLLVLLALDGISLDEVYAELRRRMR encoded by the coding sequence ATGAGTGAAGTGTTGGGAGATCTCTACTCCGTAATACAGAAGAGGTTGAAGGAGATGCCTGAACAAAGCTATACCGCCTCCTTAGTAAGGAAAGGGAAACATTACGTAGCGAGGAAAGTGGGTGAAGAAGCTGTAGAAGTAGTAACGGCGTCCCTAGCTGAGGGGAGGGAGAGAGTGATAAGTGAGAGCGCAGACCTCCTTTACCACCTTCTGGTTCTTTTGGCTCTAGATGGGATATCCCTAGATGAAGTATACGCTGAATTAAGGAGGAGAATGAGATGA
- the hisH gene encoding imidazole glycerol phosphate synthase subunit HisH, whose product MKAVVLNYGVGNLFSISSALRKHGLEVEILNEPKEADLVVLPGVGAFNAVGTFLERWRDELNELRKSGTRFLGVCLGMQVLFEEGNEGGRTRGLGWLPGRVDLLVNAPKLPHIGWDVLVEGTPCEMNEGLQGKYAYFVHSYVAYTPEKPAMTSVYGVEFPALVCKGEVVGTQFHPEKSGETGKVFFSNLMRWLKT is encoded by the coding sequence ATGAAGGCAGTTGTGCTCAATTACGGTGTAGGTAACCTCTTCAGCATTTCCTCTGCTCTCAGGAAGCATGGACTTGAGGTAGAGATCCTCAACGAACCCAAAGAAGCTGACTTGGTAGTTTTGCCAGGAGTTGGCGCATTCAACGCTGTGGGTACTTTCCTTGAAAGATGGAGAGATGAGCTGAACGAATTAAGGAAATCAGGCACTCGCTTCCTGGGCGTGTGTCTCGGTATGCAGGTTCTATTTGAGGAAGGCAATGAAGGGGGTAGGACCAGAGGGTTAGGGTGGCTCCCTGGACGGGTAGACCTCTTGGTGAATGCCCCTAAGCTACCTCATATCGGATGGGACGTCCTGGTTGAGGGTACCCCATGTGAGATGAACGAAGGTCTGCAAGGGAAGTACGCCTATTTCGTACACAGCTATGTAGCCTACACCCCTGAAAAACCAGCCATGACTTCGGTTTACGGAGTGGAGTTCCCTGCTCTAGTGTGCAAGGGTGAAGTCGTAGGGACTCAGTTCCATCCTGAGAAAAGCGGAGAGACAGGTAAAGTATTCTTTTCGAATTTAATGAGGTGGCTTAAGACATGA
- the hisI gene encoding phosphoribosyl-AMP cyclohydrolase produces the protein MRLTRNAAEALASKLRYRHEMDTVIAVLQHHESREVLMVGNMNREAVILTLTTGLVHFWSISRGKIWLKGETSGHYQEVRKVKVDCDEDALVIEVIPKGPTCHTGNQSCFYRNLEELGSSVS, from the coding sequence ATGAGGTTGACCAGGAATGCTGCTGAAGCACTAGCTTCAAAATTGAGATACAGGCATGAAATGGACACGGTAATAGCTGTCCTTCAGCACCACGAGAGTAGAGAGGTTCTGATGGTGGGTAACATGAACAGGGAAGCTGTAATCCTGACCTTAACTACAGGCTTAGTACATTTTTGGTCCATATCAAGGGGAAAGATATGGTTGAAGGGAGAGACGAGCGGTCATTATCAAGAGGTTCGAAAGGTCAAGGTGGACTGTGACGAAGATGCGCTTGTAATTGAGGTTATCCCTAAAGGTCCAACTTGTCATACTGGAAACCAATCCTGCTTTTACAGGAACTTGGAGGAATTAGGGTCGTCTGTATCGTGA
- a CDS encoding metal-sulfur cluster assembly factor, producing the protein MTEKTIDKEEWKRKLMEGLKEVYDPEIPVDIVNLGLIYDLKISDEGDVYLKLGLTAPGCPVVDDLVYTVQEVVKETVPARNVDVDVDMETQWSPLKMTAEGRDKFKKIYGYDIVEMWIQTYGMPTEDQKAQSS; encoded by the coding sequence ATGACCGAGAAAACCATTGATAAGGAGGAATGGAAAAGGAAGCTCATGGAGGGCTTAAAGGAGGTTTACGATCCAGAAATTCCGGTTGACATAGTGAACTTAGGCTTGATATATGATTTGAAAATATCTGATGAGGGGGATGTTTATCTCAAGTTGGGACTAACGGCCCCAGGTTGTCCTGTAGTTGATGACCTGGTTTATACTGTTCAGGAGGTTGTAAAGGAGACAGTCCCAGCTAGGAATGTTGACGTGGACGTTGATATGGAGACTCAATGGTCCCCTCTAAAGATGACAGCTGAGGGGAGGGATAAGTTTAAGAAGATTTACGGGTACGACATCGTTGAAATGTGGATACAGACTTATGGCATGCCCACTGAGGATCAAAAGGCACAGTCGTCTTAG
- the serS gene encoding serine--tRNA ligase — translation MSWSLLELIRNNPEILMESLKKRNIDPKIAEKASELDRKWRQTLQEVERLRHEHNVASSQIPKLPPEERKKKIEEVRSLLSVIDAKEKELESIEEERDNLLKSLPNIVHESVPIGPDDSYNVPVKVWGKFQVYEKDVEVFLTQVRGLSPSYETVKRKPAGHAEELEYVLRLANTIKAGEIAGSRFYYLFEDIVWLEQALILYALDVVTSKGFSPVVPPYMLRGEVIQSVIDIDTFKDAIYKIQDEDLYLIATAEHPIAALFFKEEIESEKLPLKYVGLSPAFRKEAGAANKDLKGIFRVHQFNKVEQFIFSLPEESWKYHEELLRNAEEIFQGLELPYRIVNIASGDLGACAAKKYDLEVWMPAQAKFREMVSCSNCTDWQAFRMKIRFVDRKNNRKGYVHTLNSTAIATTRAITAILENNQQEDGSVIIPKVLRPYLERFQKAPKDVISPRKKT, via the coding sequence ATGTCTTGGAGTTTACTCGAGCTAATCCGAAACAATCCCGAGATCCTAATGGAGAGCCTTAAGAAAAGGAACATCGATCCCAAGATTGCAGAGAAAGCGTCTGAGTTGGATAGGAAATGGCGACAAACACTCCAGGAAGTTGAGAGGTTGAGGCATGAGCATAATGTAGCTAGTTCCCAGATACCTAAACTGCCTCCTGAAGAAAGGAAAAAGAAAATCGAGGAGGTCAGGAGCCTTCTGTCCGTAATCGATGCCAAGGAGAAGGAGCTCGAGAGTATAGAGGAGGAGAGGGACAACCTCTTGAAGTCACTCCCGAACATTGTTCATGAGAGCGTCCCAATCGGTCCAGACGATAGCTACAACGTGCCAGTTAAGGTTTGGGGAAAGTTTCAGGTTTATGAGAAGGACGTTGAAGTTTTCCTAACACAGGTGAGAGGTCTTTCTCCCTCCTATGAGACCGTAAAACGGAAGCCAGCGGGTCATGCAGAGGAACTGGAATATGTATTAAGGTTAGCGAACACAATTAAGGCAGGGGAGATAGCAGGATCAAGGTTCTACTATCTCTTTGAGGATATAGTGTGGCTCGAGCAGGCTCTAATACTGTACGCATTGGACGTTGTAACCTCTAAGGGTTTCTCCCCGGTAGTCCCACCCTACATGTTAAGGGGTGAGGTAATTCAGTCGGTAATTGACATAGACACGTTTAAGGATGCCATATACAAGATCCAAGACGAAGACCTTTACTTGATAGCTACCGCTGAGCACCCTATTGCTGCACTCTTCTTCAAGGAGGAGATTGAGTCGGAAAAGCTCCCTCTGAAATACGTAGGGCTTAGTCCTGCATTTAGAAAAGAAGCTGGGGCAGCAAATAAGGATCTTAAGGGGATATTTAGGGTTCATCAGTTCAACAAGGTGGAACAGTTCATCTTTTCCTTGCCGGAGGAGAGCTGGAAGTACCACGAAGAACTTCTTAGGAACGCAGAGGAGATATTCCAAGGCCTCGAGTTGCCCTACAGGATCGTTAACATAGCGTCAGGAGACTTAGGGGCATGTGCAGCAAAGAAGTATGATTTGGAGGTATGGATGCCAGCTCAAGCTAAATTCAGGGAGATGGTGAGCTGTAGTAACTGTACAGATTGGCAGGCTTTCAGAATGAAGATAAGGTTTGTCGACAGGAAAAATAACAGGAAGGGATACGTCCACACGCTAAATAGCACCGCAATAGCGACAACAAGGGCTATAACTGCCATCCTTGAGAACAATCAACAGGAGGACGGTTCAGTGATAATTCCAAAGGTACTGAGACCCTATCTAGAGAGGTTTCAAAAAGCTCCCAAGGACGTCATTTCACCTAGGAAAAAAACTTAA
- a CDS encoding B12-binding domain-containing radical SAM protein encodes MTNHHGKEFLGFLGTGPAVGVPESAWKWLACPKMKTDELGRPWEAPYGMRKVEAKLIEEGFKAAIIDPDHLAPHLKNAKALMFSHHDYFAFGPPSSTWWGITKKEPTNYKSFQELVNKEEVQQAKKRGVKMIAGGPSVWQWLWREDMIEKVGIDTLVDGEAERVIGKLAQMILDNQDLPRYMYVSGEDVPGIEDIPDIKGASVNGLIEIMRGCARSCRFCSVTLRPTRYYPLEKIERELQVNVRAGVRHGVIHSDDVLFYGAVGIMPRPEPLIKLHKMVKKYYKTIAWSHASLAAIRFSEEKYGLISKLSEIIYENGSQNYLGVEVGIETGSPRLAKEIMPAKSAPYKPESYPETVEEAFKIMHEHNIVPAGTMIVGLPEEKEDDVNRTIELVDNLKPFRSILVPMFFVPMGYFKNKDWFTRIQLSPSHIELYKRVFWHDVYWAENILNQFYMKGPVYYPVRAILKIFLRMAKKRMKEVEAWLESQMKA; translated from the coding sequence ATGACAAACCATCACGGTAAAGAGTTTCTAGGTTTCCTAGGTACTGGACCTGCTGTCGGTGTCCCGGAGTCCGCCTGGAAGTGGTTAGCGTGTCCCAAAATGAAGACCGATGAACTTGGCAGACCCTGGGAAGCACCCTATGGAATGAGAAAGGTGGAGGCCAAGCTCATAGAGGAGGGGTTCAAAGCTGCGATCATAGACCCAGACCACCTGGCCCCCCACCTAAAGAATGCCAAAGCTCTGATGTTCTCTCACCACGACTACTTCGCGTTCGGACCACCATCGTCAACCTGGTGGGGGATAACAAAGAAGGAGCCGACTAACTACAAGAGCTTCCAGGAGCTGGTGAACAAGGAGGAAGTCCAACAGGCAAAGAAGAGGGGAGTAAAGATGATCGCTGGAGGACCTTCAGTATGGCAGTGGTTGTGGAGGGAAGATATGATTGAAAAAGTCGGGATTGACACCCTTGTGGACGGAGAGGCAGAGAGGGTCATAGGGAAGTTGGCTCAGATGATCCTTGACAACCAAGATCTGCCAAGATATATGTACGTCAGTGGAGAGGACGTCCCAGGAATAGAGGACATACCTGACATTAAGGGAGCCAGCGTTAACGGGCTTATCGAGATAATGAGAGGATGCGCGAGATCCTGCAGGTTCTGCTCGGTCACTTTGAGGCCCACAAGGTATTATCCATTGGAGAAAATTGAGAGAGAGCTGCAAGTCAACGTAAGGGCAGGAGTCAGGCATGGAGTAATCCACAGCGATGATGTATTGTTCTACGGGGCGGTAGGAATAATGCCTAGACCTGAGCCACTCATAAAACTCCACAAGATGGTCAAGAAGTACTATAAGACTATTGCCTGGAGTCACGCTAGCTTAGCAGCAATAAGGTTCTCTGAGGAGAAGTACGGCTTAATCTCAAAACTATCTGAGATCATTTACGAAAACGGTTCCCAGAACTACCTCGGGGTTGAGGTGGGAATAGAGACCGGATCCCCTAGGTTAGCCAAGGAGATAATGCCTGCGAAGTCAGCTCCGTACAAGCCGGAGAGCTACCCTGAGACTGTTGAAGAGGCGTTTAAGATAATGCATGAGCATAACATCGTACCTGCAGGCACGATGATAGTTGGTCTTCCTGAGGAGAAAGAGGACGATGTGAATAGGACAATTGAACTAGTGGACAACCTAAAGCCCTTCAGGAGTATTTTGGTACCTATGTTCTTCGTACCTATGGGTTACTTCAAGAACAAGGACTGGTTCACTAGGATACAGCTCAGTCCATCTCATATAGAACTGTACAAGAGGGTGTTCTGGCACGATGTGTACTGGGCGGAGAACATACTAAACCAGTTCTACATGAAGGGACCCGTGTACTACCCCGTTAGGGCGATACTGAAGATATTCTTGAGAATGGCGAAGAAGAGAATGAAAGAAGTCGAGGCTTGGCTAGAGTCTCAAATGAAGGCTTAA
- a CDS encoding DNA-directed RNA polymerase subunit M, whose protein sequence is MDGGVMVPVKKDGKEVLKCKKCGYEEPLDKKSKKAYQIKENKSKSNKVLTTSIVSENEGRRREDDEWEQEREEYYKEIGLDLLRDELEGSEEHEEE, encoded by the coding sequence ATGGATGGAGGAGTTATGGTGCCTGTAAAGAAAGACGGTAAGGAGGTACTGAAGTGCAAAAAGTGCGGATATGAGGAACCCTTAGATAAGAAGTCTAAGAAGGCGTACCAGATTAAGGAGAACAAATCCAAGTCCAATAAGGTGTTGACTACATCCATCGTGAGCGAGAATGAGGGAAGAAGAAGAGAGGATGACGAGTGGGAGCAGGAGAGGGAAGAGTACTATAAGGAAATAGGTTTGGATCTACTTAGAGACGAGCTTGAGGGATCTGAAGAACACGAAGAGGAGTAG
- a CDS encoding transcriptional regulator, translating into MKWETPCEQAFNVVIPNLRVALIRKLVERGIPVKKSTKIVGLSATSYEKRVKNEEKLKMIFNDPEVGDMLEALAYRIASGEKIEEISFCILCSKTRRIFGLPPCSI; encoded by the coding sequence ATGAAGTGGGAGACACCATGCGAGCAGGCATTTAACGTTGTAATACCAAACTTAAGGGTCGCCTTGATCAGGAAATTGGTAGAGAGAGGAATTCCTGTCAAAAAGTCAACTAAAATAGTTGGTCTGTCAGCCACCTCTTACGAAAAGAGAGTTAAAAACGAAGAAAAATTGAAGATGATATTTAATGACCCTGAGGTGGGAGATATGTTAGAGGCTCTAGCTTACAGGATAGCCTCTGGGGAGAAAATAGAGGAGATTAGCTTTTGTATACTGTGTTCCAAGACTAGGAGGATATTTGGATTGCCTCCATGCTCCATCTAA
- a CDS encoding helix-turn-helix domain-containing protein, protein MNKTVNKIRFPDGREVDVQDVIAFLYGLSRSDVEVLHLLMCKGEKMSTDDLANSLKVTKASISKSINNLLYKGLINREKVTDDEKRKGRPAYLYWVVKEELYERVTQDMEKLAQLMKSEFKTHVALAVAVS, encoded by the coding sequence ATGAATAAGACGGTCAATAAGATAAGATTTCCAGACGGGAGAGAAGTGGACGTACAGGACGTAATTGCTTTCCTATATGGGCTCTCTAGAAGTGATGTTGAGGTCCTGCACTTACTGATGTGCAAAGGTGAGAAAATGTCTACGGACGATCTGGCCAATTCGTTAAAAGTAACTAAAGCTTCCATAAGTAAGTCCATAAATAACCTGTTGTATAAGGGGCTTATCAATAGAGAGAAAGTAACTGATGATGAAAAAAGGAAAGGGAGGCCTGCGTACTTGTATTGGGTAGTTAAGGAAGAACTTTACGAAAGAGTCACTCAGGATATGGAAAAACTGGCTCAATTGATGAAGTCTGAGTTCAAGACCCATGTAGCACTGGCTGTTGCTGTGAGTTAA
- a CDS encoding Lrp/AsnC family transcriptional regulator: MSNSNKRKVDLDTVDRRLLIELLRDSRVSLRRLSEEMNVSPATLHNRLTRLIQEGVIRGFTALVDYTKLGYSLSAIIMVKVNGKYLVEFEKEIANTDNIVAVYDVVGEYDVVLIAKFKSVEDLDVFLKQLLKNSKVERTYTSIVLNSVKEDPRVKV, from the coding sequence ATGTCCAACAGTAACAAGAGGAAGGTGGACCTAGATACTGTTGACAGAAGGTTGCTTATAGAGCTGTTGAGGGACTCTAGGGTTAGCTTAAGGAGACTTTCTGAAGAAATGAACGTCTCCCCTGCTACCCTTCACAACAGACTAACCAGACTAATTCAGGAAGGAGTAATTAGAGGATTCACAGCTTTGGTCGATTACACTAAGTTGGGCTATTCACTTTCAGCTATTATAATGGTTAAGGTGAATGGCAAGTACTTGGTGGAGTTCGAGAAAGAGATCGCGAACACCGACAACATTGTTGCCGTGTACGACGTTGTGGGAGAGTATGATGTGGTTCTCATAGCCAAATTCAAAAGTGTGGAGGACCTGGATGTCTTTCTCAAACAGCTATTAAAGAACTCTAAGGTAGAGAGAACCTATACCAGCATAGTCCTAAACTCAGTAAAGGAAGATCCCAGAGTAAAGGTTTGA
- a CDS encoding MarC family protein — protein MMSLDNILVIAIKVFAVMDPFSIIPYILSIFEEATQGGENMKWTYLVNKVEVAVVILVLIFSVIGRFILLFLGIQPYSLEIGGGILLVYLGIDTLGGFQQLKFLSKRLEEAVVTPIATPLIVGPGTMTALVSLSVQNSVLELAVGSMIAALLTYLVLLTGPLLIKVLGRTGTVAAGRFTAIIIAAFGVQLIITGISQVKIV, from the coding sequence ATAATGAGTTTAGATAATATCCTTGTTATAGCGATTAAGGTTTTTGCTGTAATGGATCCATTCTCTATTATCCCATACATCCTCTCCATTTTTGAGGAAGCTACCCAGGGAGGAGAGAACATGAAATGGACCTATCTAGTCAACAAGGTTGAAGTGGCTGTTGTCATCCTAGTGCTGATATTCTCCGTTATAGGGAGGTTCATACTCCTGTTCCTGGGTATACAACCGTACTCCCTCGAAATAGGCGGAGGCATACTCCTAGTCTACCTGGGTATAGATACCCTAGGTGGTTTTCAACAGTTGAAGTTCCTCTCAAAGAGGCTGGAGGAGGCGGTAGTTACTCCCATAGCGACCCCACTGATAGTGGGCCCTGGAACTATGACTGCGTTGGTATCGTTGTCTGTTCAGAACAGCGTTCTAGAGCTAGCCGTGGGAAGCATGATTGCAGCCCTCCTGACATATTTGGTTCTACTGACCGGTCCACTCTTAATAAAGGTCCTGGGGAGAACTGGTACAGTCGCAGCAGGAAGGTTCACGGCGATCATAATAGCTGCCTTTGGTGTCCAACTAATTATTACTGGTATATCTCAAGTAAAGATTGTATGA
- the pyrD gene encoding dihydroorotate dehydrogenase PyrD: MYSIRLSGIELRDPFVIASGIVPDVPEYMARVCQEFSPSAITTKTFTLNPLEPHKPPTLVKISDGCFLNAIGLGNPGIKVMGSMEVPCNLFVSVGGSSLEEIVETAIIGEGKASLIEINLSSPNRRGYGADTAKFVREIVKEVKGKVRKPIFVKLGPWDNVVDLAGKALEGGADGLTLINTVKGMKLDVDAGKPVLSYGTGGVSGRCIHPLAVRVIGEVYSEYSAQIIGTGGVFSWEDAMELFLAGATAVGVGSAILERGFEVLNELRVGLTAFMEEKGINLSDVIGMAVRK, translated from the coding sequence ATGTATTCGATAAGGCTATCCGGAATTGAGCTAAGAGACCCTTTCGTAATAGCATCTGGTATCGTTCCTGATGTGCCTGAGTACATGGCAAGGGTATGCCAAGAATTCTCCCCCTCAGCCATTACCACCAAGACCTTCACGTTAAACCCCCTTGAACCGCACAAGCCTCCAACGTTAGTGAAGATATCGGACGGTTGTTTCTTAAACGCCATAGGACTGGGAAACCCTGGGATTAAGGTAATGGGGTCCATGGAGGTTCCGTGCAACCTTTTCGTGAGTGTCGGGGGATCCTCCCTAGAGGAGATCGTTGAAACAGCGATAATCGGTGAGGGTAAGGCATCCTTAATTGAAATAAACCTCAGCAGTCCCAACAGGAGAGGATACGGGGCGGATACTGCCAAGTTCGTTAGGGAGATAGTTAAGGAAGTGAAAGGTAAGGTTCGTAAGCCGATATTCGTTAAGTTAGGACCTTGGGACAACGTTGTAGACCTTGCGGGGAAAGCACTGGAGGGAGGCGCGGACGGTTTGACTCTAATCAACACAGTAAAGGGAATGAAACTGGACGTAGATGCAGGGAAACCTGTACTCTCCTACGGGACTGGAGGGGTATCAGGAAGGTGCATCCATCCCTTGGCTGTGAGAGTTATAGGGGAGGTTTACTCGGAGTACTCTGCGCAGATTATTGGGACTGGAGGGGTTTTCTCTTGGGAGGATGCCATGGAACTCTTTTTGGCTGGGGCGACCGCAGTAGGGGTTGGATCAGCCATATTGGAGAGAGGGTTTGAAGTCCTGAATGAACTTAGAGTAGGTCTAACAGCCTTTATGGAAGAGAAGGGAATAAATCTTTCAGATGTTATAGGAATGGCAGTGAGAAAATGA